The following DNA comes from candidate division KSB1 bacterium.
CCAGGACAGCAGCTGCCTCAATTTGGCGCGCCGCGCCTATGACTATTTGCTAGGCAATTTCCTCGACTCGGAATACGGCGGAGCGTATTGGATGCTCGATGTACTCGGGGCGCCGCTCGACGCCAAAAAAAAGATCTACGGCCAGGCCTTTGTTATTTACGCGCTGGCGGAATATTACCGCGTCTTCGGCCAAGAGGAAACCCTTGCCAAGGCGCTGGAGCTGTTCGAATTGATCGAAAATGCCGCTTGGGACGAAGAATTCGGAGGGTATGTCGAGACTTTTGAGCGGGATTGGACGCCGACCAGCGATCTGCGCCTGAGCGCCGTCGATATGAACGAAAAGAAATCCATGAACACCCACCTGCACGTGCTGGAAGCGTATGCGGCGCTTTATCGGCAGTCGCGCGAAAAGGCGGTGGCCAAACGGCTCGAGCAGGTGCTGCAGCTCTTTTTCGAACACATTATCGATGCGCAAGCGTACCGGCTGCATATGTTTTTCGATGAGAAATGGACGGTAAAGAGCACGGTCGATTCTTTCGGCCATGACATCGAAGCGAGCTGGTTGTTGTGCGAGGCGGCGGAGATCCTGGAAGACAACGATTGGATCGGTAAAGCTAAG
Coding sequences within:
- a CDS encoding AGE family epimerase/isomerase; translation: MESERLQELKQRAHRELLENILPFWRSQVIDYQNGGFIGRMSHDLVIDKRAPKGLILNARLLWSYSALYDFTQDSSCLNLARRAYDYLLGNFLDSEYGGAYWMLDVLGAPLDAKKKIYGQAFVIYALAEYYRVFGQEETLAKALELFELIENAAWDEEFGGYVETFERDWTPTSDLRLSAVDMNEKKSMNTHLHVLEAYAALYRQSREKAVAKRLEQVLQLFFEHIIDAQAYRLHMFFDEKWTVKSTVDSFGHDIEASWLLCEAAEILEDNDWIGKAKETAVKMADAVLEKAVDKDGGIFYEGGPEGIIDTDKHWWPQAEGAVGFLNAYSISRDERFLDAAVKTWEFIEQYIVDKVHGEWFWRVDRDGKPILEEPKVSEWKCPYHNSRACLEIIKRVDQLNQ